TCCTGGAGGGAGGGGACCGCGTGCCTCGCTACGTTGGCGGGCCAGGCGTCATCCACCGCCGACAGCGTGCCCGCGAGCACGAAGCGCCCCTCGGGCCAGCCTCGCGCGGCGCCCAGCAACCATTGCTTCAGGAGCCCCCGCCGCTCCGGCGACGCCGGCCCCGCGTCCCCCAGGTCCCAGCGCGTCCGGCCGCTTCCGGGCGCGAAGTGCTCCGCGTCCACTCCCGGCGGGAACACGCGCGCGCGGGCCACGCCCCACTCGCGCTCCAATTGACGGGGTACCGGGCCTCCACTGGAGCAGAGATACAGCCGGTAGCCCGCGAAGAGGCCCGGCGTCATGCAGGCGGGGTCCTCGCGAAGGGCGTGCCGAGCCAGCGTCCGGGGCGTGTCCCGGTCCCAGAAGACGGTGAGCCCCCTCGCCGTGTTCGTGGTCCAGCGGCTCACGTCCGCGACCTGCGGCGCCTCCGCGTCCACCAGCACCAAGTCCGCGCGGCGCACCCTCGAATGGAAGCGCGCGTGGAGGTCCGCCAGGTCCAGATACGACGCATCTCCGAGTGCACCGGGCGCCGAGCGCTCCAGGAAGAGGACCGCGTGGCCGCGCCGCCGGAGCGCCTGCGCGAGCTGTCTCGGGGCCGTGGCCGCCTGCACCTCGGCGGTGGCCCGGCACACGGGGCCCAGGAAGACGATGTCCATCCACTCGGGCCTCCTCACGCCCCCAGCCCGGCGGACGGAGGACGCCCCGCGCGCGGCATGCCCCAGGGCTA
The sequence above is drawn from the Corallococcus sp. NCRR genome and encodes:
- a CDS encoding CgeB family protein — encoded protein: MDIVFLGPVCRATAEVQAATAPRQLAQALRRRGHAVLFLERSAPGALGDASYLDLADLHARFHSRVRRADLVLVDAEAPQVADVSRWTTNTARGLTVFWDRDTPRTLARHALREDPACMTPGLFAGYRLYLCSSGGPVPRQLEREWGVARARVFPPGVDAEHFAPGSGRTRWDLGDAGPASPERRGLLKQWLLGAARGWPEGRFVLAGTLSAVDDAWPANVARHAVPSLQEHGGFLGAQRFTLALSQAEHTPGANLFEAAARGAALICDPWPGLEDLFALGEEVMVARTEQDVLRYLLAMPEADRRHLGMRARARVLAEHTVAHRALRLEQYASEAERGAAWMAPVRSLN